A genomic stretch from Juglans microcarpa x Juglans regia isolate MS1-56 chromosome 3S, Jm3101_v1.0, whole genome shotgun sequence includes:
- the LOC121258123 gene encoding nicotinamidase 1-like: MVSPGIDLLKGEIPIEQESVVLHENVVTGLVLVDIINGFCTVGAGNMAPREPNSQISRMINESERLARLFCEKKWPILAFIDSHHPHKPEEPYPPHCIAGTDESNLVPALQWLENEPNVTIRRKDCIDGYLGSTEDDGSNVFVDWVKKNQIKAILAVGICTDVCVLDFVCSTLSARNRGFLTPLEDVVVYSRGCATFDLPLHVARNIKGALAHPQEFMHHVGLYMAKGRGAKIACEVSFHAPKKP, from the exons ATGGTGTCTCCAGGAATTGATCTTTTGAAGGGTGAGATTCCTATTGAGCAGGAGTCCGTGGTATTGCATGAAAATGTTGTGACTGGTCTAGTCCTTGTCGACATCATCAATGGTTTCTGCACTGTTGGTGCTGGAAATATG GCTCCAAGAGAGCCTAATAGCCAGATTTCACGAATGATTAATGAATCAGAAAGGCTAGCCAGACTGTTCTGTGAGAAGAAATGGCCTATTCTGGCATTTATTGATTCTCACCATCCTCACAAACCGGAGGAACCCTATCCTCCTCACTGTATTGCTGGCACTGATGAGTCAAATTTGGTTCCTG CTCTGCAATGGTTAGAGAATGAACCTAATGTGACAATCAGACGCAAAGACTGCATTGATGGATACTTGGGTTCAACTGAGGATGATGGCTCAAATGTTTTTGTGGATTGGGTAAAGAAGAATCAGATCAAAGCT ATATTGGCTGTAGGGATATGCACAGATGTCTGTGTGCTGGACTTCGTTTGCTCTACATTATCAGCAAGAAACCGTGGTTTTCTCACACCTCTGGAGGATGTGGTGGTGTATTCCCGTGGATGTGCGACATTTGATCTTCCTCTCCACGTTGCCAGAAACATAAAAGGAGCTTTAGCTCATCCCCAG GAGTTCATGCATCATGTTGGTCTATACATGGCAAAAGGAAGAGGAGCAAAAATAGCTTGTGAAGTGTCATTTCACGCACCAAAGAAACCATGA
- the LOC121258277 gene encoding uncharacterized protein LOC121258277 has protein sequence MSQGYAIELYFETALENQVLKAWNVLASRKISTKLIEIQSRPHITLFSSPSIDPPMLGNVLKNLASKQEYLPLSFSSIGTLPDENNVLFLSPTPSLSLLQFQAQLCDAMQKEGIEISDEYRQNSWIPYCAVAEEVPSTRMADAYSLVRKLKLPFSGYAVDLGLVEFPPMREVFSFVLGNSEEA, from the coding sequence ATGTCGCAAGGCTATGCTATAGAGCTTTACTTCGAAACCGCCCTCGAAAACCAGGTCTTGAAGGCCTGGAACGTGCTCGCTAGCCGCAAAATCAGCACGAAACTCATCGAAATCCAATCACGTCCACATATCACCCTCTTCTCCAGCCCCTCCATCGATCCTCCAATGCTTGGAAACGTTCTCAAGAACCTTGCTTCGAAGCAGGAGTATTTGCCTCTATCTTTCTCTTCAATCGGAACTCTTCCCGATGAAAACAACGTGCTTTTTCTCTCGCCGACGCCATCGTTGTCGCTTCTCCAGTTCCAGGCGCAACTGTGCGATGCAATGCAGAAGGAAGGGATCGAGATTTCGGATGAGTATAGACAGAACTCTTGGATTCCTTATTGCGCGGTGGCTGAGGAAGTGCCGAGCACTCGGATGGCCGATGCATATAGCCTAGTGCGGAAGTTGAAGTTGCCGTTTTCTGGGTATGCAGTGGACCTAGGTTTGGTGGAGTTTCCTCCGATGCGCGAGGTTTTCTCCTTTGTGCTTGGCAATTCGGAAGAGGCATGA
- the LOC121257645 gene encoding KH domain-containing protein HEN4-like isoform X1 — protein MGSTYLSPPGKRPNSTLYSSTTPSMPDSYPIPSNGSSKRSKHPPPPLSIPPGHVPFRLLCHASRIGGIIGKSGSVIKTLQQSTGAKIRIEDAPSDSPDRVILVIAPGAISAKVTLKNNTGAGKGNEFPNPDSVVEVSKAQDALLKVFERILEVAAESDGVDVGVGIVSCRLLVEATQVGSVIGKGGKVVEKIRKESGCKIRVLTDKLPACASPSEEMIEVEGNVLAVKKALVAVSRCLQDCPLGDKTRMIGSKPVEAVPRENLPDPHLDHLPQRNPGLYTTPSSSINYASGVHPMSIEIERVPAIETRTLQQDVIFKILCSNDRVGGVIGKGGAIVRALQNETGATICVGASITECDERLITITASENPESRYSPAQKAVVLVFSRCVEAGIEKGQDSGSNKGSPVAARLVVPSNQVGCLLGKGGAIISEMRKVTGAGIRIIGGEQVPKCVSENDQVVQILGEFSNVQDALYNVTGRLRDNLFSSTQNNVGARSSSSVLTDSSPYGRMRDPGPLGSHPSVGVSHSLGRHATLTQSTDPSVGARSSSSVLTDTSPYGRLRDPGPLGSHPSVGVSHGLGRHATLTQSTDPSVGLSQHATLSQSMDHYAITHGLDRPSSPRSWTSQSAVGVNPRSITDVGRGLTSLKGGLELSSGSKSAIVTNTTVEIIVPDNVISSVYGKNGSNLARLRQISGAKVIVHEPLSGSSDRIVVISGTPDETQAAQSLLHAFILTGSS, from the exons ATGGGAAGCACCTATCTTTCTCCACCAGGGAAGCGTCCGAACTCGACTCTCTACTCATCCACCACACCCTCCATGCCCGACTCCTACCCTATCCCCTCTAACGGTTCCTCCAAGCGCTCCAAGCACCCACCCCCTCCCCTCTCCATTCCCCCCGGCCACGTCCCCTTCCGCCTCCTCTGCCACGCCTCCCGCATCGGTGGCATCATTGGTAAGTCCGGCAGCGTCATCAAGACCCTCCAGCAGTCCACAGGCGCCAAGATCCGGATCGAGGACGCTCCGTCCGATTCCCCCGACCGGGTCATTCTCGTCATCGCCCCTGGCGCCATCTCCGCCAAGGTCACTCTGAAGAACAACACTGGCGCCGGCAAAGGAAACGAGTTCCCGAATCCCGACAGTGTTGTTGAGGTCTCGAAGGCGCAGGATGCCCTGCTGAAGGTTTTCGAGAGGATACTGGAGGTGGCGGCGGAGAGCGATGGCGTGGATGTTGGTGTCGGTATTGTGTCGTGCCGTCTCCTGGTGGAGGCGACGCAGGTAGGGTCCGTCATAGGGAAGGGAGGTAAGGTCGTCGAGAAGATAAGGAAAGAGAGCGGCTgcaaaattagggttttgacaGACAAGTTGCCGGCCTGCGCCTCACCGTCTGAAGAGATGATTGAG GTAGAGGGGAATGTTTTGGCTGTAAAGAAAGCACTTGTTGCTGTCTCTCGCTGTCTTCAAGATTGTCCACTAGGTGATAAGACAAGGATGATTGGAAGCAAACCTGTGGAAGCAGTTCCCCGTGAGAATTTACCTGACCCGCATTTAGATCATCTTCCTCAGAGAAATCCTGGGCTATACACGACGCCAAGCAGCTCAATCAATTATGCCTCAGGAGTTCATCCAATGTCAATAGAGATTGAGAGGGTTCCTGCAATTGAAACAAGAACACTACAGCAGGACGTTATTTTTAAGATTCTTTGTTCCAATGATAGGGTTGGAGGTGTAATTGGAAAGGGGGGTGCCATTGTGAGGGCTCTTCAAAATGAGACAGGTGCTACTATATGTGTTGGAGCGTCTATAACTGAGTGCGATGAACGATTAATTACCATTACTGCATCGGAG AATCCTGAATCACGATATTCTCCTGCACAGAAGGCGGTTGTTCTTGTTTTCTCTAGGTGTGTAGAGGCAGGCATTGAAAAGGGGCAAGATTCAGGCTCAAATAAGGGGTCACCTGTTGCAGCACGGCTTGTTGTCCCGTCAAACCAAGTTGGTTGTTTGCTGGGAAAAGGAGGTGCAATAATTTCAGAGATGCGAAAAGTTACAGGTGCTGGAATACGAATAATCGGTGGTGAACAGGTCCCAAAGTGCGTGTCAGAGAATGATCAAGTGGTGCAG ATTTTGGGAGAGTTTTCAAATGTTCAAGATGCATTGTATAATGTAACTGGTAGACTGCGAGATAACCTTTTTTCCAGCACCCAGAACAATGTTGGAGCAAGGAGCAGTTCCTCTGTATTAACCGATTCCAGCCCCTATGGAAGAATGAGAGATCCTGGTCCTCTTGGAAGTCATCCATCAGTTGGTGTCTCTCATAGTCTTGGCCGACATGCTACCCTAACTCAAAGTACAGATCCTTCAGTTGGAGCAAGGAGCAGTTCCTCTGTATTAACTGATACCAGCCCCTATGGAAGACTGAGAGATCCTGGTCCTCTTGGAAGTCATCCATCAGTTGGTGTCTCTCATGGTCTTGGTCGACATGCTACCCTAACTCAAAGTACAGATCCTTCTGTTGGTCTCAGTCAACATGCTACTTTAAGTCAAAGTATGGATCATTATGCAATTACCCATGGTTTAGACCGTCCTTCTTCACCAAGGTCATGGACGTCACAG TCAGCAGTTGGAGTAAATCCAAGAAGCATCACTGATGTTGGCAGGGGATTGACATCTCTTAAAGGTGGCTTAGAACTTAGCAG CGGAAGCAAATCTGCCATTGTGACAAATACAACTGTAGAGATCATAGTTCCTGATAATGTTATTAGCTCAGTTTATGGGAAAAATGGTAGCAATCTGGCTCGTTTGAGACAG ATATCGGGTGCCAAGGTCATAGTGCACGAACCTCTTTCTGGATCAAGTGACAGGATTGTTGTCATATCTGGGACACCCGATGAAACCCAGGCAGCTCAGAGTCTCCTCCATGCATTCATTCTCACTGGATCATCGTGA
- the LOC121257645 gene encoding KH domain-containing protein HEN4-like isoform X2 yields the protein MGSTYLSPPGKRPNSTLYSSTTPSMPDSYPIPSNGSSKRSKHPPPPLSIPPGHVPFRLLCHASRIGGIIGKSGSVIKTLQQSTGAKIRIEDAPSDSPDRVILVIAPGAISAKVTLKNNTGAGKGNEFPNPDSVVEVSKAQDALLKVFERILEVAAESDGVDVGVGIVSCRLLVEATQVGSVIGKGGKVVEKIRKESGCKIRVLTDKLPACASPSEEMIEVEGNVLAVKKALVAVSRCLQDCPLGDKTRMIGSKPVEAVPRENLPDPHLDHLPQRNPGLYTTPSSSINYASGVHPMSIEIERVPAIETRTLQQDVIFKILCSNDRVGGVIGKGGAIVRALQNETGATICVGASITECDERLITITASENPESRYSPAQKAVVLVFSRCVEAGIEKGQDSGSNKGSPVAARLVVPSNQVGCLLGKGGAIISEMRKVTGAGIRIIGGEQVPKCVSENDQVVQILGEFSNVQDALYNVTGRLRDNLFSSTQNNVGARSSSSVLTDSSPYGRMRDPGPLGSHPSVGVSHSLGRHATLTQSTDPSVGARSSSSVLTDTSPYGRLRDPGPLGSHPSVGVSHGLGRHATLTQSTDPSVGLSQHATLSQSMDHYAITHGLDRPSSPRSWTSQSAVGVNPRSITDVGRGLTSLKGGLELSSGSKSAIVTNTTVEIIVPDNVISSVYGKNGSNLARLRQVAHTLSIPAVLLCWHHLHQYRVPRS from the exons ATGGGAAGCACCTATCTTTCTCCACCAGGGAAGCGTCCGAACTCGACTCTCTACTCATCCACCACACCCTCCATGCCCGACTCCTACCCTATCCCCTCTAACGGTTCCTCCAAGCGCTCCAAGCACCCACCCCCTCCCCTCTCCATTCCCCCCGGCCACGTCCCCTTCCGCCTCCTCTGCCACGCCTCCCGCATCGGTGGCATCATTGGTAAGTCCGGCAGCGTCATCAAGACCCTCCAGCAGTCCACAGGCGCCAAGATCCGGATCGAGGACGCTCCGTCCGATTCCCCCGACCGGGTCATTCTCGTCATCGCCCCTGGCGCCATCTCCGCCAAGGTCACTCTGAAGAACAACACTGGCGCCGGCAAAGGAAACGAGTTCCCGAATCCCGACAGTGTTGTTGAGGTCTCGAAGGCGCAGGATGCCCTGCTGAAGGTTTTCGAGAGGATACTGGAGGTGGCGGCGGAGAGCGATGGCGTGGATGTTGGTGTCGGTATTGTGTCGTGCCGTCTCCTGGTGGAGGCGACGCAGGTAGGGTCCGTCATAGGGAAGGGAGGTAAGGTCGTCGAGAAGATAAGGAAAGAGAGCGGCTgcaaaattagggttttgacaGACAAGTTGCCGGCCTGCGCCTCACCGTCTGAAGAGATGATTGAG GTAGAGGGGAATGTTTTGGCTGTAAAGAAAGCACTTGTTGCTGTCTCTCGCTGTCTTCAAGATTGTCCACTAGGTGATAAGACAAGGATGATTGGAAGCAAACCTGTGGAAGCAGTTCCCCGTGAGAATTTACCTGACCCGCATTTAGATCATCTTCCTCAGAGAAATCCTGGGCTATACACGACGCCAAGCAGCTCAATCAATTATGCCTCAGGAGTTCATCCAATGTCAATAGAGATTGAGAGGGTTCCTGCAATTGAAACAAGAACACTACAGCAGGACGTTATTTTTAAGATTCTTTGTTCCAATGATAGGGTTGGAGGTGTAATTGGAAAGGGGGGTGCCATTGTGAGGGCTCTTCAAAATGAGACAGGTGCTACTATATGTGTTGGAGCGTCTATAACTGAGTGCGATGAACGATTAATTACCATTACTGCATCGGAG AATCCTGAATCACGATATTCTCCTGCACAGAAGGCGGTTGTTCTTGTTTTCTCTAGGTGTGTAGAGGCAGGCATTGAAAAGGGGCAAGATTCAGGCTCAAATAAGGGGTCACCTGTTGCAGCACGGCTTGTTGTCCCGTCAAACCAAGTTGGTTGTTTGCTGGGAAAAGGAGGTGCAATAATTTCAGAGATGCGAAAAGTTACAGGTGCTGGAATACGAATAATCGGTGGTGAACAGGTCCCAAAGTGCGTGTCAGAGAATGATCAAGTGGTGCAG ATTTTGGGAGAGTTTTCAAATGTTCAAGATGCATTGTATAATGTAACTGGTAGACTGCGAGATAACCTTTTTTCCAGCACCCAGAACAATGTTGGAGCAAGGAGCAGTTCCTCTGTATTAACCGATTCCAGCCCCTATGGAAGAATGAGAGATCCTGGTCCTCTTGGAAGTCATCCATCAGTTGGTGTCTCTCATAGTCTTGGCCGACATGCTACCCTAACTCAAAGTACAGATCCTTCAGTTGGAGCAAGGAGCAGTTCCTCTGTATTAACTGATACCAGCCCCTATGGAAGACTGAGAGATCCTGGTCCTCTTGGAAGTCATCCATCAGTTGGTGTCTCTCATGGTCTTGGTCGACATGCTACCCTAACTCAAAGTACAGATCCTTCTGTTGGTCTCAGTCAACATGCTACTTTAAGTCAAAGTATGGATCATTATGCAATTACCCATGGTTTAGACCGTCCTTCTTCACCAAGGTCATGGACGTCACAG TCAGCAGTTGGAGTAAATCCAAGAAGCATCACTGATGTTGGCAGGGGATTGACATCTCTTAAAGGTGGCTTAGAACTTAGCAG CGGAAGCAAATCTGCCATTGTGACAAATACAACTGTAGAGATCATAGTTCCTGATAATGTTATTAGCTCAGTTTATGGGAAAAATGGTAGCAATCTGGCTCGTTTGAGACAGGTAGCCCATACTCTATCCATTCCAGCAGTATTGCTGTGTTGGCATCATTTACACCA ATATCGGGTGCCAAGGTCATAG
- the LOC121257574 gene encoding GATA transcription factor 24-like isoform X2, with protein sequence MPESNREASMYNSGAMNNNIESHVEEEDEDVAGDEESIDNPHMRFEDNALAVKLNGGVQEVATNSMYVPGSEFPPVAGNGGADQLTLSFQGEVYVFDAVSPDKVQAVLLLLGGYEIPSVMPTMGAAPLNLRGMNDFPGRSIQPQRAASLSRFREKRKERCFDKKIRYSVRKEVALRMQRKKGQFTSSKAIADVVGSESSVLSGAQGSGQDDSLQETLCTHCGISSKSTPMMRRGPAGPRTLCNACGLKWANKGVLRDLPKVSNVSVLDSSVKTIEQGDGDAIDSDAVTPAAAELVSSANGDNSAVTAER encoded by the exons ATGCCGGAATCGAATCGTGAAGCTTCGATGTACAATTCAGGAGCAATGAACAATAACATAGAGAGTCACGTtgaggaagaagacgaagatGTTGCAGGAGACGAAGAGTCCATTGACAACCCCCATATGCGGTTCGAAGACAACGCCTTAGCCGTGAAGTTAAACGGTGGCGTCCAGGAAGTCGCTACAAATTCCATGTACGTTCCCGGCTCAGAATTTCCTCCGGTGGCGGGTAACGGAGGCGCTGACCAACTCACTCTCTCGTTCCAGGGCGAGGTTTATGTGTTCGATGCGGTTTCTCCGGATAAG GTGCAGGCAGTGTTGTTACTTTTGGGTGGATATGAAATCCCTTCTGTCATGCCGACCATGGGAGCAGCACCTCTTAATCTAAGG GGTATGAATGACTTTCCTGGAAGATCAATTCAACCACAGAGAGCTGCTTCTTTAAGCCGTTTTcgggagaagagaaaagagcgGTGTTTTGATAAGAAAATCCGTTATAGTGTACGGAAAGAAGTTGCACTCAG GATGCAGCGTAAGAAGGGTCAGTTTACATCATCCAAGGCCATAGCTGATGTAGTGGGGTCAGAATCTTCAGTTCTTAGCGGAGCACAGGGTTCTGGACAAGATGATAGCTTGCAGGAAACTTT ATGTACACATTGTGGAATCAGTTCAAAGTCTACTCCAATGATGCGTCGAGGGCCAGCCGGTCCAAGGACTTTGTGTAATGCATGTGGGCTCAAGTGGGCCAACAAG GGAGTTTTACGAGATCTTCCCAAGGTTTCCAATGTGAGCGTCCTGGATTCGTCTGTGAAGACAATTGAACAG GGTGATGGTGACGCAATTGATTCAGATGCTGTAACCCCGGCTGCTGCAGAACTGGTCTCCTCTGCCAATGGCGATAACTCAGCTGTAACTGCAGAAAGATGA
- the LOC121257574 gene encoding GATA transcription factor 24-like isoform X1, with protein sequence MPESNREASMYNSGAMNNNIESHVEEEDEDVAGDEESIDNPHMRFEDNALAVKLNGGVQEVATNSMYVPGSEFPPVAGNGGADQLTLSFQGEVYVFDAVSPDKVQAVLLLLGGYEIPSVMPTMGAAPLNLRVGMNDFPGRSIQPQRAASLSRFREKRKERCFDKKIRYSVRKEVALRMQRKKGQFTSSKAIADVVGSESSVLSGAQGSGQDDSLQETLCTHCGISSKSTPMMRRGPAGPRTLCNACGLKWANKGVLRDLPKVSNVSVLDSSVKTIEQGDGDAIDSDAVTPAAAELVSSANGDNSAVTAER encoded by the exons ATGCCGGAATCGAATCGTGAAGCTTCGATGTACAATTCAGGAGCAATGAACAATAACATAGAGAGTCACGTtgaggaagaagacgaagatGTTGCAGGAGACGAAGAGTCCATTGACAACCCCCATATGCGGTTCGAAGACAACGCCTTAGCCGTGAAGTTAAACGGTGGCGTCCAGGAAGTCGCTACAAATTCCATGTACGTTCCCGGCTCAGAATTTCCTCCGGTGGCGGGTAACGGAGGCGCTGACCAACTCACTCTCTCGTTCCAGGGCGAGGTTTATGTGTTCGATGCGGTTTCTCCGGATAAG GTGCAGGCAGTGTTGTTACTTTTGGGTGGATATGAAATCCCTTCTGTCATGCCGACCATGGGAGCAGCACCTCTTAATCTAAGGGTG GGTATGAATGACTTTCCTGGAAGATCAATTCAACCACAGAGAGCTGCTTCTTTAAGCCGTTTTcgggagaagagaaaagagcgGTGTTTTGATAAGAAAATCCGTTATAGTGTACGGAAAGAAGTTGCACTCAG GATGCAGCGTAAGAAGGGTCAGTTTACATCATCCAAGGCCATAGCTGATGTAGTGGGGTCAGAATCTTCAGTTCTTAGCGGAGCACAGGGTTCTGGACAAGATGATAGCTTGCAGGAAACTTT ATGTACACATTGTGGAATCAGTTCAAAGTCTACTCCAATGATGCGTCGAGGGCCAGCCGGTCCAAGGACTTTGTGTAATGCATGTGGGCTCAAGTGGGCCAACAAG GGAGTTTTACGAGATCTTCCCAAGGTTTCCAATGTGAGCGTCCTGGATTCGTCTGTGAAGACAATTGAACAG GGTGATGGTGACGCAATTGATTCAGATGCTGTAACCCCGGCTGCTGCAGAACTGGTCTCCTCTGCCAATGGCGATAACTCAGCTGTAACTGCAGAAAGATGA
- the LOC121257575 gene encoding GATA transcription factor 19-like: MKMVNAQPLQARPFEEPEDQLVQVPIEVEGGSEDEYVNGGAPHEAMNVVEEVEARVNSGSVLKSRTSELTVAFEGEVYVFPAVTPEKVQAVLLLLGGCDIPDSVPSSQFLLQQNSRGIGDTSRGSKLSRRIASLVRFREKRKERCFEKKIRYTCRKEVAQRMHRKNGQFASLKGTYKAAAENGDSSDGTPSPATILRRCQHCGISEKSTPAMRRGPAGPRSLCNACGLMWANKGTLRDLAKAGRTIPLDQNEPDTPADIKPSTMEPENCYADEDEQGSLNDAKPVPLEFKNPYTRSGEQEFLQTTEVVTDHLSIELENPSVDLGDQETIDELANASGTEFEIPENFDEQVDIDVSNMGTDWPRS; encoded by the exons ATGAAGATGGTGAATGCGCAGCCACTACAGGCGAGGCCATTCGAGGAGCCAGAGGACCAGCTGGTGCAGGTGCCGATAGAGGTGGAAGGTGGATCCGAAGACGAATACGTGAATGGAGGTGCCCCGCACGAGGCCATGAATGTAGTGGAAGAGGTGGAAGCTCGGGTGAATAGCGGTTCCGTGTTGAAGTCTCGCACCAGCGAGCTCACAGTCGCGTTCGAAGGCGAGGTCTACGTTTTCCCCGCGGTTACGCCGGAGAAG GTGCAGGCAGTGCTGCTACTACTGGGAGGGTGCGATATACCTGATAGTGTCCCTAGCTCTCAGTTTCTGCTACAACAGAATAGCAGG GGTATAGGTGATACATCGCGTGGTTCAAAACTTTCGCGAAGAATTGCATCCCTTGTTAGATTCCGTGAAAAGCGAAAAGAgagatgttttgaaaagaaaattcggTACACTTGTCGAAAAGAGGTTGCTCAGAG GATGCATCGTAAAAATGGACAGTTTGCGTCTTTAAAGGGCACCTACAAAGCAGCTGCAGAAAATGGGGATTCAAGTGATGGCACACCTAGTCCTGCAACTAT TTTACGTAGATGTCAACACTGTGGTATTAGTGAAAAGTCTACTCCAGCAATGCGTCGGGGGCCAGCTGGGCCTAGATCCCTTTGCAATGCATGTGGACTTATGTGGGCAAACAAG GGAACTTTGAGAGATCTTGCAAAAGCAGGAAGGACCATTCCTCTCGACCAAAATGAGCCT GACACTCCAGCTGATATTAAGCCTTCGACGATGGAACCTGAAAATTGTTATGCTGACGAGGATGAGCAG GGAAGCCTGAATGATGCAAAACCTGTACCTTTGGAGTTTAAAAATCCTTATACGAGGTCAGGTGAGCAG GAGTTCCTGCAAACGACGGAAGTTGTTACTGACCATCTGTCCATCGAACTGGAGAATCCATCCGTTGACCTTGGTGATCAG GAAACTATTGATGAACTTGCGAATGCTTCGGGGACAGAATTTGAGATACCAGAGAACTTTGATGAGCAG GTTGACATTGACGTTTCGAACATGGGGACTGATTGGCCAAGGAGCTGA